A stretch of Myceligenerans xiligouense DNA encodes these proteins:
- a CDS encoding dynamin family protein: MTEKPDDVPTEREGTAEPTGRTAGTPTPAADDGIGDLTRSLESLRTRLGTLRLPLETPDAREARDARRRSVDQLDDYLLPRLRSQRAPLLVVVGGSTGAGKSTLVNSVLGEDVTLPGVLRPTTRAPVLVHHPLDARWFTGDRVLPGLSRVTSAGGPPGGPTSATRPGPAAEPRTLRMVASEALPRGLALLDAPDIDSVEQANRDLAAQLLGAADLWLFVTTAARYADAVPWDLLTSAAERRAQVAMVLDRVDPGAGATVDDLRDLMAEQGLGDSPLFVVPEAELTSEGYLPERAVAPVADWLTDLGGDAGARAHVIAATRDGVVDDLVRRCGTLADAADAQQEADARLRAVVAGAYADAVAHVNAATSDGALLRGEVLARWQDFVGTGEFFRAVEHGVGRVRDAVGAFFRGKPRQAPQVEHAIAHGLESVVLDAAEDAAERAYAGWRGDTAGRVLLEGLELSRASSTLRADVGEQIRGWQSDVLDLVREQGAAKRGAARALSLGVNGLGVALMILVFASTGGLSGIEVGIAGGTAVLAQRLLEAVFGEDAVRRLAVEARERLGTRVRTVMDGQAARYTAQLDAVGSADAGGVALRGAAQAVADAAAAERGSRAAGTGSGDAPISATGVSGRGLRGAGTGGGDTIGVGGPTGTGAAPGARRPDGTTTAAGPPEGSGDRAGDAEDATGRRRGFWHRLFGREEADR, encoded by the coding sequence ATGACCGAGAAGCCCGACGACGTGCCCACGGAGCGTGAAGGTACCGCCGAGCCCACGGGACGGACAGCCGGAACCCCGACGCCCGCCGCCGACGACGGGATCGGCGACCTCACACGCTCGCTGGAGAGCCTGCGCACGCGGCTCGGGACCCTCCGTCTCCCGCTCGAGACCCCCGACGCGCGCGAGGCGCGCGACGCGCGCCGCCGCTCGGTCGACCAGCTGGACGACTACCTGCTGCCGCGCCTGCGGTCGCAGCGGGCCCCGCTGCTCGTGGTGGTCGGCGGTTCCACCGGTGCCGGCAAGTCGACCCTCGTGAACTCGGTGCTGGGCGAGGACGTCACGCTGCCCGGCGTGCTGCGCCCCACCACGCGCGCGCCCGTTCTGGTGCACCATCCGCTCGACGCGCGCTGGTTCACCGGCGACCGCGTCCTGCCCGGCCTCTCGCGGGTGACCAGTGCCGGCGGACCGCCGGGCGGCCCCACCTCGGCCACCCGTCCCGGCCCCGCCGCGGAGCCGCGCACCCTGCGCATGGTCGCGAGCGAGGCCCTTCCCCGCGGGCTCGCGCTGCTCGACGCGCCGGACATCGACTCCGTCGAGCAGGCCAACCGCGACCTCGCGGCGCAGCTCCTCGGAGCCGCCGACCTGTGGCTCTTCGTCACCACCGCGGCCCGCTACGCGGACGCCGTGCCGTGGGACCTGCTCACCTCGGCCGCCGAACGGCGCGCGCAGGTGGCGATGGTGCTCGACCGGGTCGACCCCGGTGCCGGGGCCACCGTCGACGACCTGCGCGACCTCATGGCCGAACAGGGACTGGGCGACTCACCCCTCTTCGTGGTCCCGGAGGCCGAGCTGACGTCCGAGGGCTACCTCCCGGAGCGTGCGGTGGCGCCCGTCGCCGACTGGCTGACGGACCTGGGCGGCGACGCGGGCGCGAGGGCGCACGTCATCGCGGCGACCCGGGACGGCGTCGTCGACGACCTGGTGCGGCGGTGCGGGACGCTCGCCGACGCGGCCGACGCCCAGCAGGAGGCCGATGCCCGCCTGCGTGCGGTCGTCGCCGGTGCCTACGCCGACGCGGTCGCCCACGTGAACGCGGCCACGTCCGACGGCGCGCTGCTGCGGGGCGAGGTACTCGCCCGCTGGCAGGACTTCGTGGGCACGGGGGAGTTCTTCCGCGCCGTGGAGCACGGGGTCGGGCGCGTGCGGGACGCCGTCGGCGCGTTCTTCCGGGGCAAGCCGCGGCAGGCGCCGCAGGTCGAGCACGCGATCGCGCACGGGCTGGAGTCCGTGGTGCTCGACGCCGCCGAGGACGCCGCCGAACGGGCGTACGCGGGCTGGCGGGGCGACACGGCGGGCCGGGTCCTGCTGGAAGGACTCGAGCTGTCGCGAGCCTCGAGCACGCTGCGGGCCGACGTCGGCGAGCAGATCCGCGGCTGGCAGTCCGACGTGCTGGACCTCGTCCGCGAGCAGGGCGCGGCCAAGCGTGGCGCCGCGCGGGCGCTGTCGCTCGGCGTGAACGGGCTGGGCGTGGCGCTGATGATCCTGGTGTTCGCGTCCACGGGCGGCCTGTCGGGGATCGAGGTCGGCATCGCCGGCGGGACGGCGGTCCTGGCGCAGCGCCTGCTGGAGGCGGTGTTCGGCGAGGACGCCGTGCGACGGCTCGCCGTCGAGGCGCGGGAACGGCTCGGCACGCGGGTCCGGACCGTGATGGACGGCCAGGCAGCGCGGTACACGGCGCAGCTCGACGCGGTGGGGTCGGCCGACGCCGGAGGAGTGGCGCTGCGGGGCGCGGCGCAGGCCGTCGCGGACGCCGCCGCCGCGGAACGCGGATCCCGCGCCGCGGGCACCGGGAGCGGCGACGCGCCGATCTCCGCCACGGGCGTCTCCGGGCGCGGGCTGCGCGGGGCCGGGACCGGAGGCGGCGACACCATCGGGGTGGGCGGCCCGACCGGCACCGGAGCCGCGCCGGGCGCGCGGCGGCCGGACGGCACCACGACCGCCGCCGGGCCACCCGAGGGATCCGGCGACCGGGCGGGCGACGCCGAGGACGCGACGGGCCGCCGACGCGGCTTCTGGCACCGCCTGTTCGGCCGTGAGGAGGCGGACCGATGA
- the ettA gene encoding energy-dependent translational throttle protein EttA gives MAEFIYSMYKARKAHGDKVILDDVSLNFYPGAKIGVVGPNGAGKSTILKIMAGLDQPSNGEARLSPGYTVGILQQEPPLNEEKTVLGNVQEAVADILAKKARFDEISALMAEPDADFDALLAEMGTLQEKIDAADAWDLDNQLEQAMDALRCPPPDADVKVLSGGERRRVALCKLLLEKPDLLLLDEPTNHLDAESVLWLEQHLASYPGAVLAVTHDRYFLDHVAQWICEVDRGRLYPYEGNYSTYLEKKGERLEVQGKKDAKLAKRLKDELEWVRSNAKGRQTKSKARLQRYEEMAAEAERTRKLDFEEIQIPAGPRLGSLVLEAENLQKGFGDRVLIDGLSFTLPRNGIVGVIGPNGVGKTTLFKTIVGMEPLDGGTLKVGDTVSVSYVDQSRGGIDPNKTLWEVVSDGLDFIKVGNVEIPSRAYVASFGFKGPDQQKPAGVLSGGERNRLNLALTLKQGGNLLLLDEPTNDLDVETLGSLENALLDFPGCAVVVSHDRWFLDRVATHILAYEGTEEDPANWYWFEGNFESYEENKVERLGADAARPHRVTYRRLTRD, from the coding sequence GTGGCTGAGTTCATCTACTCCATGTACAAGGCGCGCAAGGCGCACGGCGACAAGGTCATCCTCGACGACGTGTCGCTGAACTTCTACCCCGGTGCGAAGATCGGCGTCGTCGGGCCGAACGGCGCCGGAAAGTCCACGATCCTCAAGATCATGGCCGGGCTGGACCAGCCGTCGAACGGTGAGGCCCGGCTGTCGCCCGGCTACACGGTGGGGATCCTGCAGCAGGAGCCGCCGCTGAACGAGGAGAAGACGGTCCTCGGCAACGTCCAGGAGGCCGTCGCGGACATCCTGGCGAAGAAGGCGCGGTTCGACGAGATCTCCGCGCTCATGGCCGAGCCCGACGCGGACTTCGACGCGCTCCTCGCCGAGATGGGCACGCTCCAGGAGAAGATCGACGCGGCCGACGCGTGGGACCTGGACAACCAGCTCGAGCAGGCGATGGACGCGCTGCGCTGCCCGCCGCCGGACGCGGACGTGAAGGTGCTCTCCGGTGGCGAGCGCCGTCGCGTGGCGCTGTGCAAGCTGCTGCTGGAGAAGCCGGACCTGCTCCTGCTCGACGAGCCCACCAACCACCTGGACGCCGAGTCCGTGCTGTGGCTGGAGCAGCACCTGGCGAGCTACCCGGGCGCCGTCCTGGCCGTCACGCACGACCGCTACTTCCTCGACCACGTCGCGCAGTGGATCTGCGAGGTCGACCGCGGGCGTCTGTACCCCTACGAGGGCAACTACTCGACCTACCTCGAGAAGAAGGGGGAGCGTCTCGAGGTCCAGGGCAAGAAGGACGCCAAGCTCGCCAAGCGCCTCAAGGACGAGCTCGAGTGGGTGCGGTCCAACGCCAAGGGCCGTCAGACCAAGTCCAAGGCGCGCCTGCAGCGCTACGAGGAGATGGCCGCCGAGGCGGAGCGGACCCGGAAGCTCGACTTCGAGGAGATCCAGATCCCGGCCGGGCCGCGCCTCGGCTCCCTGGTGCTGGAGGCGGAGAACCTCCAGAAGGGCTTCGGCGACCGCGTCCTGATCGACGGGCTGAGCTTCACGCTGCCGCGCAACGGCATCGTGGGTGTCATCGGCCCGAACGGCGTGGGCAAGACGACGCTGTTCAAGACGATCGTCGGGATGGAGCCGCTGGACGGCGGCACCCTGAAGGTCGGCGACACGGTGTCGGTGTCCTATGTGGACCAGTCCCGCGGCGGCATCGACCCGAACAAGACGCTGTGGGAGGTGGTCTCGGACGGGCTGGACTTCATCAAGGTCGGCAACGTGGAGATCCCGTCCCGTGCCTACGTGGCGTCGTTCGGGTTCAAGGGCCCGGACCAGCAGAAGCCGGCGGGCGTCCTGTCGGGCGGTGAGCGCAACCGCCTGAACCTCGCGCTCACCCTCAAGCAGGGCGGCAACCTGCTCCTCCTCGACGAGCCCACCAACGACCTCGACGTCGAGACCCTGGGCTCCCTGGAGAACGCTCTGCTCGACTTCCCGGGCTGCGCCGTGGTGGTCTCCCACGACCGGTGGTTCCTGGACCGCGTCGCCACGCACATCCTGGCGTACGAGGGCACGGAGGAGGACCCGGCGAACTGGTACTGGTTCGAGGGCAACTTCGAGTCCTACGAGGAGAACAAGGTGGAGCGGCTCGGTGCCGACGCGGCGCGTCCGCACCGCGTCACCTACCGCCGCCTGACGCGCGACTGA
- a CDS encoding single-stranded DNA-binding protein — MSNDVRVTVTGNAGSDPVIRRSSRGTEWTRFSVASTRRIRATDGEFYDGPTIWFQVKAWGHAAVNISESVTKGQPVVVAGRLEVEEWGDDARRRTTLVINADSVGPNLMRGRAKFQRVIPADEPGQQERPSAGARQDGPGRGVPDVDADAWATAGPDAPAGPDEFGEVPDGAAEAADGSWGAPVADAGYDGAAGAGHQDGPTA; from the coding sequence GTGAGCAACGACGTGAGGGTGACCGTGACGGGGAACGCGGGAAGCGATCCCGTGATCCGGCGGTCGAGCAGGGGCACCGAGTGGACCCGGTTCTCGGTGGCGAGCACGCGGCGCATCCGGGCCACGGACGGCGAGTTCTACGACGGGCCGACGATCTGGTTCCAGGTGAAGGCGTGGGGCCACGCCGCGGTGAACATCAGCGAGAGCGTCACGAAGGGGCAGCCCGTGGTCGTCGCCGGGCGGCTCGAGGTCGAGGAGTGGGGAGACGACGCCCGGCGGCGTACCACCCTGGTGATCAACGCCGACTCGGTGGGGCCCAACCTCATGAGAGGGCGGGCGAAGTTCCAGCGCGTGATCCCGGCCGACGAACCGGGGCAGCAGGAGCGCCCGTCCGCCGGGGCCCGGCAGGACGGGCCCGGGCGCGGCGTGCCTGACGTGGACGCGGATGCCTGGGCGACGGCCGGTCCGGACGCTCCCGCGGGTCCGGACGAGTTCGGTGAGGTCCCGGACGGGGCCGCGGAGGCGGCGGACGGCAGCTGGGGAGCCCCGGTCGCGGATGCCGGGTACGACGGCGCCGCCGGTGCCGGGCACCAGGACGGACCGACCGCGTAG
- a CDS encoding GTP-binding protein, giving the protein MTSASTRPPGRAGDDAALRVRTEDLGRALQVAGSRLDDAVFGRVASAVAGVRERIALGVDHTVVALAGGTGSGKSSLFNRISRLSFAEVGVKRPTTAKVSACSWSDDAAALLDWLGVERERRITRAGELDGADEDGFGGLVLLDLPDHDSVAPGHREIVDRVLPLVDLLVWVVDPQKYADDALHSGYLRGAGERPGSMVVALNQMDTVPAGQQDNLARDVSRLLRDDGVGEVPVVPVSARTGYGVPELRDLLEQAVRRRSVAAGRAAAELDAAAAALLEETPAEVPWHTSAVLAAETEALGEAVGLAPVAAQVAASVQNGYGRPEFPAPDPDAVALSRARWLTGAGENLRPGWQRSLAESVASSEHVGASLATALRGVTLDVRGPVSARPLRRVALVLVGLAVVLGFATVLASMQVIPVDDTTSTVLGVTGVVAALAALGVFLAATRIRRALARRREQAVLAAGRATVERVLERTLGEPTQRLLDEHRQVRELAQSAREDGPAAPAQAGGTPTAGRGNSPSYTASAPASSVEAARA; this is encoded by the coding sequence ATGACGAGCGCCTCGACGCGGCCACCCGGCCGTGCCGGAGACGATGCCGCGCTGCGCGTACGGACCGAAGACCTCGGCCGCGCCCTGCAGGTGGCGGGTTCCCGCCTTGACGACGCCGTCTTCGGCCGCGTCGCGAGCGCTGTGGCCGGCGTCCGGGAGCGCATCGCCCTCGGCGTCGACCACACCGTCGTCGCGCTGGCCGGGGGCACCGGATCGGGCAAGTCGAGCCTGTTCAACAGGATCTCGCGGCTCTCGTTCGCCGAGGTGGGCGTCAAGCGCCCCACCACGGCCAAGGTCTCCGCCTGCTCCTGGTCCGACGACGCCGCGGCGCTGCTGGACTGGCTCGGTGTCGAGCGCGAGCGGCGCATCACCCGCGCCGGGGAGCTCGACGGGGCCGACGAGGACGGTTTCGGCGGCCTGGTCCTGCTGGACCTGCCCGACCACGACTCCGTCGCCCCGGGCCACCGCGAGATCGTGGACCGGGTGCTGCCCCTGGTCGACCTGCTCGTCTGGGTGGTGGACCCGCAGAAGTACGCCGACGACGCGCTGCACTCCGGCTACCTGCGTGGCGCGGGCGAACGGCCCGGGTCGATGGTCGTCGCGCTCAACCAGATGGACACCGTCCCCGCGGGCCAGCAGGACAACCTCGCGCGGGACGTCTCCCGCCTGCTGCGCGACGACGGGGTCGGCGAGGTGCCGGTGGTCCCGGTGTCGGCGAGGACCGGGTACGGCGTGCCGGAGCTGCGGGATCTGCTCGAGCAGGCGGTCCGGCGGCGGTCGGTGGCCGCCGGCCGCGCCGCCGCCGAACTGGACGCCGCGGCGGCGGCCCTGCTGGAGGAGACGCCTGCCGAGGTGCCGTGGCACACGTCCGCCGTGCTCGCCGCGGAGACCGAGGCGCTGGGAGAGGCCGTGGGGCTCGCGCCGGTCGCGGCGCAGGTGGCTGCCTCCGTGCAGAACGGGTACGGGCGGCCCGAGTTCCCCGCACCCGATCCCGACGCCGTCGCGTTGTCCCGCGCCCGCTGGCTCACCGGCGCGGGAGAGAATCTCCGGCCCGGCTGGCAGCGGTCCCTCGCGGAGTCGGTGGCCTCCTCGGAGCACGTGGGCGCGTCCCTGGCGACGGCGCTGCGCGGTGTCACCCTGGACGTGCGCGGGCCGGTCTCGGCGCGCCCGCTGCGGCGTGTGGCGCTCGTTCTCGTCGGCCTGGCCGTGGTGCTGGGCTTCGCCACCGTGCTCGCGTCGATGCAGGTGATTCCCGTCGACGACACCACCTCGACCGTGCTCGGCGTGACCGGGGTGGTGGCGGCGCTCGCGGCGCTCGGCGTGTTCCTCGCGGCGACGCGGATCCGGCGGGCGCTGGCCCGGCGGCGGGAGCAGGCGGTGCTCGCGGCGGGGAGGGCGACGGTCGAGCGGGTGCTGGAGCGCACGCTCGGGGAACCGACGCAGCGGCTCCTCGACGAGCACCGTCAGGTGCGGGAACTCGCCCAGTCCGCGCGTGAGGACGGACCCGCGGCACCGGCCCAGGCCGGTGGGACGCCGACCGCGGGTCGTGGAAACAGCCCTTCGTACACAGCCTCGGCCCCGGCGTCCTCCGTGGAGGCGGCGCGCGCGTGA
- a CDS encoding glutamate ABC transporter substrate-binding protein: MNAPRGRPGHRRLRRRHLVAVVLSGLVVVALAACAMPRAATTRFDDITTRDGGANSRPDGRTGHEPPSDRSGSPRERQECADGTPATASYAPHDAEPGVVPEGSTMERIRERGALRVGISADTLRMSARDPFTGRIEGFDIDVARAVAEAIFGDPGRVRFRVITSAQREQVLIDHEVDIVVRTFTITCERWEQVAFSAEYYHAGQKLLVPSSSDVRSIAGLDGQRVCASEETTSLALLRTWEDVEPVAAATHTQCLALFQQGRVDALTGDDTVLAGFAAQDPYAKVVGEAVSDEPYGIGVPADQVDLVRFVNAVLERRAATGGWRQSYDRWLSDVLGGAPAPPTPLYGRAA, translated from the coding sequence GTGAACGCCCCGCGCGGGCGTCCGGGCCACCGGCGCCTCCGGCGGCGCCACCTCGTCGCCGTGGTGTTGTCCGGGCTCGTCGTCGTGGCCCTCGCCGCCTGCGCGATGCCACGCGCCGCGACCACCAGGTTCGACGACATCACGACCAGGGACGGCGGCGCGAACAGCCGTCCCGACGGCCGGACGGGCCACGAACCGCCGTCGGACAGGAGCGGATCGCCGCGCGAGCGGCAGGAGTGCGCCGACGGCACCCCGGCGACCGCCTCGTACGCGCCGCACGACGCCGAGCCCGGCGTGGTGCCGGAGGGGTCCACGATGGAGCGGATCCGCGAGCGCGGCGCCCTGCGGGTCGGGATCTCGGCGGACACGCTGCGCATGAGCGCGCGCGACCCGTTCACCGGCCGCATCGAGGGCTTCGACATCGACGTGGCGCGCGCCGTCGCGGAAGCGATCTTCGGCGACCCGGGCCGCGTGAGGTTCCGGGTCATCACGTCCGCGCAGCGGGAGCAGGTGCTCATCGACCACGAGGTCGACATCGTCGTGCGCACCTTCACGATCACGTGCGAGCGCTGGGAACAGGTCGCGTTCTCGGCCGAGTACTACCATGCCGGGCAGAAACTGCTGGTGCCGTCCTCGTCCGACGTGAGAAGCATCGCGGGCCTCGACGGGCAGCGCGTGTGCGCCTCGGAGGAGACGACGTCGCTGGCCCTGCTGCGGACCTGGGAGGACGTCGAACCGGTGGCCGCCGCGACGCACACCCAGTGCCTGGCCCTGTTCCAGCAGGGCCGGGTGGACGCCCTCACCGGCGACGACACCGTCCTGGCCGGCTTCGCCGCGCAGGACCCGTACGCCAAGGTGGTGGGCGAGGCGGTCAGCGACGAGCCCTACGGGATCGGCGTTCCCGCGGACCAGGTGGACCTCGTGCGGTTCGTGAACGCCGTGCTGGAGCGGCGGGCCGCCACCGGGGGCTGGCGGCAGAGCTACGACCGCTGGCTGTCGGACGTCCTGGGTGGCGCGCCCGCACCACCCACGCCGCTCTACGGACGGGCCGCATGA
- a CDS encoding group I intron-associated PD-(D/E)XK endonuclease: protein MALHHTKDKGDLGVAKAHADLVGKGFVVLFPATEHAPFDLVAYAEGKFHRLQVKYRSTRTGAVTVHFRSVWNDRSGTHTKPTDKSTIDVLCIYCPETDECYYVRPDAHRASVTLRVTPSKNGQRVGTLDAASFRDLSQAVRRTQPGSI, encoded by the coding sequence ATGGCGCTGCACCACACGAAGGACAAAGGCGATCTCGGCGTGGCCAAGGCCCATGCAGACTTGGTCGGGAAGGGGTTCGTCGTGCTGTTCCCCGCAACAGAGCACGCCCCCTTCGATCTGGTCGCATACGCGGAAGGGAAATTCCATCGGCTCCAGGTCAAGTATCGCTCTACTCGTACGGGTGCCGTCACCGTCCACTTCCGGTCGGTGTGGAACGACCGTTCTGGCACCCATACGAAGCCGACGGACAAGAGCACCATCGATGTTCTCTGCATCTACTGCCCGGAGACCGACGAGTGTTACTACGTCCGCCCCGACGCGCACCGCGCGTCGGTCACGCTCAGAGTCACGCCGAGCAAGAACGGACAGCGCGTCGGCACACTGGATGCCGCCAGCTTCCGCGATCTGTCCCAAGCGGTTCGACGAACTCAGCCGGGGTCCATCTGA
- a CDS encoding GTPase domain-containing protein, with protein sequence MTLGTRSAALGRRGGVDPDVAEQLGFTVHDVVQDLRGDVSAVRLPLPIEGADDAEASRARLLAQLDEHLLPRLAELSSPALVVLAGSTGAGKSTIFNSLLRGDISDAGVLRPTTREPVVGVHPRDRATLKAGPVSELARVVEHEGVPRGTALLDAPDLDSFVSQNRSTAGKLLEGADLWLFVTTAARYGDALPWEALDRARERGASVAIVLNRVGEDDLVTIRGDLNARMRERGMTDAPLFVIPDVGPHEGLLDSRLVAGIGRWLAMMAGPERSRTVVVRTLKGALKALPDWVDGLVEAVEAQGAAARELRRVIDIVVPDAESVAQAAISAGTAGGSQVTARFAELVASRRIDRVTVRDGVVRAPKRAGRARSEALAPLREEARKAAERSLAAAGARTEERLRAELAGPGAPAAGAAVAPSGRERGQAREVWAAEQAAAWVAEGDRLVAGLGDGENGQDPDAPVPPDEAVPGARRAFGDAGLATLLLAAALGSEDAARLLGKVLGDTVEDLVRPLRSDLVDRTALAVAAEARSVQSALEIPALADDAAATLRVRLAELRRLT encoded by the coding sequence GTGACTCTCGGAACGCGCTCCGCCGCGCTCGGCCGCCGGGGCGGCGTCGACCCCGACGTCGCCGAGCAACTCGGCTTCACGGTGCACGACGTCGTCCAGGACCTCCGCGGCGACGTCTCCGCCGTGCGTCTCCCGCTCCCGATCGAGGGGGCCGACGACGCGGAAGCCTCCCGCGCGCGGTTGCTCGCGCAGCTCGACGAGCATCTCCTGCCACGGCTCGCGGAACTGTCCAGCCCGGCGCTGGTGGTCCTCGCGGGCTCGACCGGTGCCGGCAAGTCGACCATCTTCAACAGCCTGCTGCGCGGCGACATCTCCGACGCGGGCGTGCTGCGGCCCACCACCCGGGAACCCGTCGTGGGCGTGCACCCGCGGGACCGGGCGACCCTCAAGGCAGGTCCGGTCAGCGAGCTCGCGCGGGTGGTCGAGCACGAGGGCGTGCCGCGCGGTACCGCCCTGCTGGACGCGCCCGACCTGGACTCGTTCGTCTCACAGAACCGCAGCACGGCGGGCAAGCTTCTCGAAGGGGCCGACCTGTGGCTGTTCGTCACCACGGCGGCCCGGTACGGGGACGCCCTGCCCTGGGAGGCCCTCGACCGCGCACGGGAGCGCGGCGCGAGCGTCGCCATCGTGCTCAACCGGGTCGGTGAGGACGATCTCGTCACCATCCGCGGGGACCTGAACGCGCGGATGCGGGAGCGCGGCATGACGGACGCGCCGCTGTTCGTGATCCCGGACGTCGGCCCCCACGAAGGGCTGCTCGACTCCCGGCTGGTGGCGGGGATCGGGCGCTGGCTGGCGATGATGGCCGGGCCGGAGCGTTCCCGCACCGTCGTGGTACGCACCCTCAAGGGCGCGCTGAAGGCGCTGCCGGACTGGGTCGACGGCCTGGTGGAGGCCGTCGAGGCGCAGGGCGCCGCGGCGCGGGAGCTGCGCCGCGTGATCGACATCGTCGTTCCCGACGCCGAGTCCGTGGCCCAGGCCGCGATCAGCGCCGGGACGGCCGGCGGGTCGCAGGTCACCGCGCGGTTCGCGGAACTGGTCGCCAGCAGGCGCATCGACCGCGTGACCGTACGGGACGGCGTCGTGCGCGCCCCGAAGCGCGCCGGCCGCGCCCGGTCCGAGGCGCTCGCCCCGCTCCGCGAGGAGGCGAGGAAGGCGGCGGAGCGCTCCCTCGCGGCCGCCGGCGCCCGCACCGAGGAGCGGCTGCGCGCCGAGCTCGCGGGGCCGGGAGCCCCGGCGGCCGGCGCGGCGGTGGCGCCGTCGGGCAGGGAACGCGGGCAGGCCCGCGAGGTGTGGGCGGCCGAGCAGGCCGCCGCCTGGGTCGCGGAGGGGGACCGCCTCGTGGCGGGACTCGGCGACGGTGAGAATGGCCAGGACCCGGACGCTCCTGTTCCCCCGGACGAGGCGGTGCCGGGTGCCCGGCGCGCCTTCGGCGACGCCGGGCTGGCGACCCTGCTGCTGGCCGCGGCGCTCGGGAGCGAGGACGCGGCACGCCTCCTGGGCAAGGTGCTGGGCGACACGGTCGAGGATCTCGTGCGCCCGCTGCGCTCCGACCTCGTGGACCGGACCGCGCTAGCGGTTGCGGCGGAGGCCCGATCTGTCCAGAGTGCCCTTGAGATCCCCGCCCTCGCCGACGACGCGGCAGCCACGCTGCGTGTTCGGCTCGCCGAGCTCAGGAGGCTGACATGA